A genomic stretch from Primulina huaijiensis isolate GDHJ02 chromosome 14, ASM1229523v2, whole genome shotgun sequence includes:
- the LOC140957606 gene encoding UDP-glucose:glycoprotein glucosyltransferase isoform X2 → MMKRVAGLDPFSRMGCVVRSGFFFLILVIVGVFLSGHSVSAQSRGPKNVQVALRAKWSGTPLLLEAGELLSKEWKDYFWDFIESWLHSVKEDSDFNTANDCLKKIATCGKSLLSEPLASIFEFSLTLRSASPRLVLYRQLAEESLSSFPLADDIGLNAVHDAVVGSKETMELKKSEAIVSGMDSRSYGNMCCWVDTGGSLFFYPKELLLWLQNPIDAEERFQQPEIFDFDHIHPDSTIGSPTAILYGALGTDCFKEFHLTLVEAARKGKIKYVVRSVMPSGCESKSGSCGAIGTGEPPNLGGYGVELALKNMEYKAMDDSTIKKGVTLEDPHTEDLSQEVRGFIFSKILERKPKLTSEVMAFRDYLLSSTISDTLEIWELKDLGHQTSQRIVHASDPLQAMQEINQNFPSVVSSLSRMNMNDSIKDEIITNQRMIPPGKSLMALNGALINIEDIDLYLLVDMVHQDLSLADQYTKLKIPPSSVRKFLSVLPPSESVAFRVDFRSSHVHYINNLEEDSMYKRWRSNLNEILMPVFPGQLRYIRKNLFHAVYVLDPASFCGLETIDTIISLFENNLPVRFGVILYSAKLVEKIEANDGELPVNYLKDNPGEDISSLIIRLFFYIKENHGTLTAFQFLSNVNKWRVESGAEDNLEMHHVEGAFVETTLPKAKSPPQDTLLRLEKEQTLSELSQQSSMFVFNLGLAKLECCLLMNGLVHEPNEEALLNAMNEELPKIQEQVYYGQINSHTDVLDKFLSESGVQRYNPKIISDGKLKPKFVSLSSLILEKESLFSELSYLHSPETMDDLKPVTHLLAVDITSRKGIKLLREGIRYLLGASKIARVGVLFNYNGDVNLPSLFFAKVFEVTVSSYSHKKGVLNFLDRLCVFYEQEYILVSGVTESYQPLIDKIFELADENMLPSKGYESARTGFCADEIRSRLNKVTQFLYRHIGLDRGMNAVITNGKVIRLFDGSTFLSHDLQLLESLEFKQRIRHIAEIVEDIKWEDIDPDMLTSKFISDIVMAISSSIATRDRSFESARFDILNAEYSAVILQNEFSSIHIDAVIDPLSPSGQKLSALLRMLSKFVQPSMRLVLNPVSSLADLPLKNYYRYVLPTTDDFSSTDDTVHGPRAFFANMPLSKTLTMNLDVPEPWLVEPVVAIHDLDNILLENLADTRTLQAVFELEALVLTGHCSEKDHEPPRGLQLILGTKNSPHLVDTLVMANLGYWQMKVSPGVWYLQLAPGRSSELYVMKEDGEGGQETTLLKRLIINDMRGKLVHMEVIKKKGMEREKLLIPSDDDSNISGKKGIQNSWNSNILKWASGFIGGKDHSKKGEISSAEPGKGGRHGKTINIFSVASGHLYERFLKIMILSVLKNTRRPVKFWFIKNYLSPQFKDLIPHMAREYGFEYELVTYKWPSWLHKQKEKQRIIWAYKILFLDVIFPLALEKVIFVDADQIVRADMGELYDMYLRGLPLAYTPFCDNNKEMDGYRFWKQGFWKDHLRGKPYHISALYVVDLVKFRETAAGDQLRVVYETLSKDPNSLSNLDQDLPNYAQHMVPIFSLPQEWLWCESWCGNATKLRAKTIDLCNNPMTKEPKLQGAKRIVAEWPDLDLEARRFTAKILDENIEPPEQSTPPTLTQNINEASSLEDQESRAEL, encoded by the exons ATGATGAAAAGGGTGGCCGGGCTTGATCCATTTTCAAGAATGGGATGCGTGGTTAGATCTGGGTTTTTCTTTCTGATCCTTGTAATAGTAGGTGTTTTCCTTTCTGGGCACTCGGTCTCTGCCCAGAGCCGCGGGCCAAAAAATGTGCAGGTGGCTCTTAGAGCCAAGTGGTCTGGCACACCACTTCTTTTAGAAGCCGG GGAATTGCTATCAAAGGAATGGAAAGACTATTTTTGGGACTTCATAGAATCATGGCTTCACTCTGTCAAAGAAGATTCTGATTTTAATACGGCAAACGATTGCTTGAAGAAAATCGCAACATGTGGGAAGTCCTTATTAAGTGAACCGTTGGCATCGATTTTTGAATTCTCTCTCACTCTTAGGTCAGCATCTCCTAGATTGGTGCTGTATCGCCAGCTAGCGGAGGAATCCCTCTCTTCGTTTCCTCTGGCTGATGATATTGGCTTAAATGCCGTTCATGACGCAGTTGTTGGGTCCAAAGAAACCATGGAATTAAAAAAATCTGAAGCCATTGTTTCAGGTATGGACTCCAGAAGTTATGGGAACATGTGTTGTTGGGTTGATACTGGTGGATCACTATTTTTTTATCCGAAGGAGTTGCTTTTGTGGCTACAAAATCCTATTGATGC AGAGGAGAGGTTTCAGCAGCCTGAGATTTTTGACTTTGATCATATCCATCCGGATTCAACTATTGGAAGTCCTACGGCAATTCTTTATGGAGCTCTTGGGACAGATTGCTTTAAAGAATTTCATTTGACCTTGGTGGAAGCTGCCAGAAAG GGAAAAATCAAATATGTTGTCAGATCTGTGATGCCTTCTGGTTGTGAATCAAAAAGTGGCTCCTGTGGAGCCATTGGTACGGGAGAACCTCCTAACCTTGGTGGCTATGGTGTTGAGCTAGCTCTGAAAAATATGGAATACAAAGCCATGGATGATAGTACGATAAAGAAAG GTGTAACTCTTGAAGATCCACATACTGAAGATCTTAGCCAAGAAGTGAGAGGATTCATATTCTCCAAGATTCTG GAGCGCAAACCAAAGCTCACATCTGAGGTAATGGCATTCAGGGATTATCTATTGTCATCTACAATTTCTGATACCTTAGAAATTTGGGAATTGAAAG ATTTGGGACATCAAACTTCTCAGAGAATAGTGCATGCCTCTGATCCTTTGCAGGCAATGCAagaaattaatcaaaattttcctAGTGTCGTTTCTTCATTATCTCGAATGAAT ATGAATGATTCCATCAAAGATGAAATTATCACAAACCAGCGAATGATTCCCCCTGGCAAGTCCTTGATGGCTCTGAATGGTGCCTTAATCAATATTGAAGATATTGACCTTTATCT GCTGGTTGACATGGTTCATCAGGATTTGTCATTGGCTGATCAGTATACAAAACTAAAG ATTCCTCCAAGTTCTGTGAGGAAATTCCTTTCAGTTTTACCTCCGTCAGAATCGGTTGCATTTCGTGTTGATTTCCGTTCTTCCCATGTTCACTATATCAATAACTTGGAAGAGGATTCCATGTACAAGCGGTGGAGAAGCAATTTAAATGAA ATTTTAATGCCAGTCTTCCCTGGACAATTACGCTACATCCGGAAAAACTTGTTCCATGCAGTTTATGTTCTGGATCCTGCATCTTTTTGTGGGCTGGAG ACAATTGACACAATCATTTCCTTGTTTGAAAACAATCTTCCTGTGAGGTTTGGCGTGATATTATACTCTGCAAAATTAGTGGAGAAAATTGAAGCAAATGATGGTGAACTTCCAGTTAATTACTTGAAGGATAATCCTGGAGAAGACATTTCTAGCTTG ATTATACGCCTTTTCTTTTACATCAAGGAAAATCATGGAACTCTGACGGCTTTCCAGTTTTTGAGCAAT GTCAACAAATGGAGAGTTGAATCTGGTGCAGAAGACAATCTGGAAATGCATCACGTAGAAGGAGCATTTGTGGAAACAACACT GCCGAAAGCAAAATCTCCCCCACAAGACACTCTACTAAGACTGGAAAAGGAACAAACTTTGAGTGAACTGTCTCAGCAAAGTTCCATGTTTGTATTTAATCTGGGTTTGGCTAAGTTGGAGTGCTGTCTCTTAATGAATGGACTTGTCCATGAACCAAATGAG GAGGCTCTTTTAAACGCCATGAACGAAGAGCTTCCGAAGATACAGGAGCAAGTCTACTATGGGCAGATAAACTCTCATACTGATGTTCTTGATAAATTCCTATCTGAAAGTGGTGTCCAACGTTACAATCcaaag ATCATATCAGATGGGAAGTTGAAACCAAAGTTTGTATCTCTGTCTTCCTTGATTCTTGAAAAGGAGTCTCTATTTTCTGAACTCAGCTACTTGCATTCTCCAGAAA CCATGGATGACTTGAAGCCGGTGACTCATCTTCTTGCTGTTGATATCACATCTAGGAAAGGGATAAAGTTACTTCGTGAGGGAATACGTTATCTG CTTGGTGCTTCTAAAATAGCTCGTGTTGgtgtgttatttaattataacgGAGATGTAAATTTACCTAGCCTCTTTTTCGCCAAAGTTTTTGAAGTAACTGTATCATCTTACAG TCATAAGAAAGGAGTATTAAACTTTCTAGATCGACTTTGTGTGTTCTATGAACAAGAGTACATCTTGGTCTCCGGGGTTACTGAAAGCTATCAACCACTCATCGATAAGATCTTTGAGCTAGCTGATGAAAATATGTTGCCTTCTAAGGGCTATGAATCTGCTCGAACTGGGTTTTGTGCTGACGAAATTAGGAGTCGATTGAATAAG GTGACCCAGTTTTTATATAGGCATATTGGTCTTGACCGTGGTATGAATGCAGTTATTACGAATGGGAAA GTGATCCGGCTTTTTGATGGTAGTACATTCTTGAGTCATGATTTACAACTTCTTGAATCCTTAGAGTTCAAGCAACGGATAAGACACATCGCTGAAATTGTTGAAGACATAAAATGGGAGGACATAGATCCTGACATGCTGACAAG TAAATTTATCAGTGACATTGTTATGGCTATCTCATCCTCAATTGCTACGCGGGATCGAAGTTTTGAAAGTGCTCGATTTGATATACTGAATGCAGAATACAG TGCTGTTATTCTGCAAAACGAATTTTCAAGTATTCATATTGATGCCGTTATTGATCCATTGAGTCCTTCGGGTCAAAAGCTCTCTGCTCTTCTACGGATGCTATCAAAGTTTGTTCAGCCAAGCATGAGACTTGTGCTCAATCCAGTG AGTTCTCTGGCGGATCTTCCTCTGAAGAACTACTACAGATATGTGTTGCCAACAACG GATGATTTCAGCAGTACAGATGATACAGTCCATGGTCCCAGAGCATTTTTTGCAAATATGCCACTATCTAAGACACTCACCATGAATCTGGATGTTCCTGAACCATGGCTCGTTGAGCCGGTTGTTGCCAT CCATGATCTGGACAACATATTACTTGAAAATTTAGCAGACACTAGAACACTGCAAGCTGTGTTTGAACTCGAAGCGCTTGTTCTCACAG GCCATTGTTCTGAGAAAGATCATGAACCGCCCCGGGGTTTGCAATTGATCCTTGGAACAAAAAATTCTCCCCACTTGGTGGACACCCTTGTTATGGCCAATCTTGGTTATTGGCAAATGAAGGTATCTCCTGGGGTATGGTACTTGCAGCTTGCTCCAGGAAGAAGCTCGGAGCTCTATGTAATGAAGGAAGATGGTGAAGGAGGTCAGGAGACTACTTTGTTGAAACGCTTGATAATAAATGACATGCGTGGTAAATTAGTTCACATGGAAGTGATAAAGAAGAAGGGTATGGAACGAGAGAAACTGTTGATCCCTTCTGATGATGATAGTAATATTTCCGGGAAGAAA GGAATTCAGAACAGCTGGAATTCAAATATCCTTAAATGGGCTTCTGGATTTATTGGTGGGAAGGACCATTCAAAGAAGGGTGAAATTAGTTCCGCG GAACCTGGGAAGGGTGGTCGTCATGggaaaacaataaatatattttctgtTGCATCTGGACACTT GTACGAACGAtttctgaaaattatgattttgagtgTGCTGAAAAATACGCGGCGGCCCGTCAAGTTTTGGTTTATTAAGAACTATCTCTCTCCTCAATTTAAG GATTTAATTCCACATATGGCTCGTGAATATGGTTTTGAGTATGAATTGGTCACTTATAAGTGGCCTTCATGGTTacataaacaaaaagaaaaacagcGAATCATATGGGCGTACAAGATCCTTTTCCTTGATGTCATATTTCCTCTTGCATTAGAGAAG GTTATATTTGTCGACGCCGACCAAATTGTCAGGGCTGATATGGGAGAACTTTATGACATGTATTTAAGGGGCCTACCCTTGGCCTACACACCATTTTGTGACAACAATAAAGAAATGGATGGCTACCGATTTTGGAAACAA GGCTTCTGGAAAGATCATTTGAGGGGGAAACCATATCATATTAG CGCTCTGTATGTCGTTGACTTGGTCAAATTCCGGGAAACAGCAGCAGGAGATCAACTGAGAGTTGTCTACGAAACCCTGAGCAAAGATCCAAATAGTCTTTCTAATCTTGATCAG GATCTTCCAAACTATGCCCAACATATGGTGCCCATCTTTTCCCTTCCTCAAGAATGGCTGTGGTGCGAGTCATGGTGTGGTAATGCAACAAAATTACGAGCAAAAACCATAGATCTGTGCAATAATCCCATGACAAAGGAGCCTAAACTTCAG GGAGCTAAAAGAATAGTTGCAGAATGGCCTGATCTTGATTTAGAAGCACGACGCTTCACTGCCAAGATTTTAGATGAAAACATAGAACCCCCAGAGCAGTCTACGCCTCCTACACTAACACAAAACATAAATGAAGCTTCTTCCTTGGAAGATCAGGAATCAAGGGCAGAACTGTGA
- the LOC140957606 gene encoding UDP-glucose:glycoprotein glucosyltransferase isoform X1 — MMKRVAGLDPFSRMGCVVRSGFFFLILVIVGVFLSGHSVSAQSRGPKNVQVALRAKWSGTPLLLEAGELLSKEWKDYFWDFIESWLHSVKEDSDFNTANDCLKKIATCGKSLLSEPLASIFEFSLTLRSASPRLVLYRQLAEESLSSFPLADDIGLNAVHDAVVGSKETMELKKSEAIVSGMDSRSYGNMCCWVDTGGSLFFYPKELLLWLQNPIDAREERFQQPEIFDFDHIHPDSTIGSPTAILYGALGTDCFKEFHLTLVEAARKGKIKYVVRSVMPSGCESKSGSCGAIGTGEPPNLGGYGVELALKNMEYKAMDDSTIKKGVTLEDPHTEDLSQEVRGFIFSKILERKPKLTSEVMAFRDYLLSSTISDTLEIWELKDLGHQTSQRIVHASDPLQAMQEINQNFPSVVSSLSRMNMNDSIKDEIITNQRMIPPGKSLMALNGALINIEDIDLYLLVDMVHQDLSLADQYTKLKIPPSSVRKFLSVLPPSESVAFRVDFRSSHVHYINNLEEDSMYKRWRSNLNEILMPVFPGQLRYIRKNLFHAVYVLDPASFCGLETIDTIISLFENNLPVRFGVILYSAKLVEKIEANDGELPVNYLKDNPGEDISSLIIRLFFYIKENHGTLTAFQFLSNVNKWRVESGAEDNLEMHHVEGAFVETTLPKAKSPPQDTLLRLEKEQTLSELSQQSSMFVFNLGLAKLECCLLMNGLVHEPNEEALLNAMNEELPKIQEQVYYGQINSHTDVLDKFLSESGVQRYNPKIISDGKLKPKFVSLSSLILEKESLFSELSYLHSPETMDDLKPVTHLLAVDITSRKGIKLLREGIRYLLGASKIARVGVLFNYNGDVNLPSLFFAKVFEVTVSSYSHKKGVLNFLDRLCVFYEQEYILVSGVTESYQPLIDKIFELADENMLPSKGYESARTGFCADEIRSRLNKVTQFLYRHIGLDRGMNAVITNGKVIRLFDGSTFLSHDLQLLESLEFKQRIRHIAEIVEDIKWEDIDPDMLTSKFISDIVMAISSSIATRDRSFESARFDILNAEYSAVILQNEFSSIHIDAVIDPLSPSGQKLSALLRMLSKFVQPSMRLVLNPVSSLADLPLKNYYRYVLPTTDDFSSTDDTVHGPRAFFANMPLSKTLTMNLDVPEPWLVEPVVAIHDLDNILLENLADTRTLQAVFELEALVLTGHCSEKDHEPPRGLQLILGTKNSPHLVDTLVMANLGYWQMKVSPGVWYLQLAPGRSSELYVMKEDGEGGQETTLLKRLIINDMRGKLVHMEVIKKKGMEREKLLIPSDDDSNISGKKGIQNSWNSNILKWASGFIGGKDHSKKGEISSAEPGKGGRHGKTINIFSVASGHLYERFLKIMILSVLKNTRRPVKFWFIKNYLSPQFKDLIPHMAREYGFEYELVTYKWPSWLHKQKEKQRIIWAYKILFLDVIFPLALEKVIFVDADQIVRADMGELYDMYLRGLPLAYTPFCDNNKEMDGYRFWKQGFWKDHLRGKPYHISALYVVDLVKFRETAAGDQLRVVYETLSKDPNSLSNLDQDLPNYAQHMVPIFSLPQEWLWCESWCGNATKLRAKTIDLCNNPMTKEPKLQGAKRIVAEWPDLDLEARRFTAKILDENIEPPEQSTPPTLTQNINEASSLEDQESRAEL; from the exons ATGATGAAAAGGGTGGCCGGGCTTGATCCATTTTCAAGAATGGGATGCGTGGTTAGATCTGGGTTTTTCTTTCTGATCCTTGTAATAGTAGGTGTTTTCCTTTCTGGGCACTCGGTCTCTGCCCAGAGCCGCGGGCCAAAAAATGTGCAGGTGGCTCTTAGAGCCAAGTGGTCTGGCACACCACTTCTTTTAGAAGCCGG GGAATTGCTATCAAAGGAATGGAAAGACTATTTTTGGGACTTCATAGAATCATGGCTTCACTCTGTCAAAGAAGATTCTGATTTTAATACGGCAAACGATTGCTTGAAGAAAATCGCAACATGTGGGAAGTCCTTATTAAGTGAACCGTTGGCATCGATTTTTGAATTCTCTCTCACTCTTAGGTCAGCATCTCCTAGATTGGTGCTGTATCGCCAGCTAGCGGAGGAATCCCTCTCTTCGTTTCCTCTGGCTGATGATATTGGCTTAAATGCCGTTCATGACGCAGTTGTTGGGTCCAAAGAAACCATGGAATTAAAAAAATCTGAAGCCATTGTTTCAGGTATGGACTCCAGAAGTTATGGGAACATGTGTTGTTGGGTTGATACTGGTGGATCACTATTTTTTTATCCGAAGGAGTTGCTTTTGTGGCTACAAAATCCTATTGATGC AAGAGAGGAGAGGTTTCAGCAGCCTGAGATTTTTGACTTTGATCATATCCATCCGGATTCAACTATTGGAAGTCCTACGGCAATTCTTTATGGAGCTCTTGGGACAGATTGCTTTAAAGAATTTCATTTGACCTTGGTGGAAGCTGCCAGAAAG GGAAAAATCAAATATGTTGTCAGATCTGTGATGCCTTCTGGTTGTGAATCAAAAAGTGGCTCCTGTGGAGCCATTGGTACGGGAGAACCTCCTAACCTTGGTGGCTATGGTGTTGAGCTAGCTCTGAAAAATATGGAATACAAAGCCATGGATGATAGTACGATAAAGAAAG GTGTAACTCTTGAAGATCCACATACTGAAGATCTTAGCCAAGAAGTGAGAGGATTCATATTCTCCAAGATTCTG GAGCGCAAACCAAAGCTCACATCTGAGGTAATGGCATTCAGGGATTATCTATTGTCATCTACAATTTCTGATACCTTAGAAATTTGGGAATTGAAAG ATTTGGGACATCAAACTTCTCAGAGAATAGTGCATGCCTCTGATCCTTTGCAGGCAATGCAagaaattaatcaaaattttcctAGTGTCGTTTCTTCATTATCTCGAATGAAT ATGAATGATTCCATCAAAGATGAAATTATCACAAACCAGCGAATGATTCCCCCTGGCAAGTCCTTGATGGCTCTGAATGGTGCCTTAATCAATATTGAAGATATTGACCTTTATCT GCTGGTTGACATGGTTCATCAGGATTTGTCATTGGCTGATCAGTATACAAAACTAAAG ATTCCTCCAAGTTCTGTGAGGAAATTCCTTTCAGTTTTACCTCCGTCAGAATCGGTTGCATTTCGTGTTGATTTCCGTTCTTCCCATGTTCACTATATCAATAACTTGGAAGAGGATTCCATGTACAAGCGGTGGAGAAGCAATTTAAATGAA ATTTTAATGCCAGTCTTCCCTGGACAATTACGCTACATCCGGAAAAACTTGTTCCATGCAGTTTATGTTCTGGATCCTGCATCTTTTTGTGGGCTGGAG ACAATTGACACAATCATTTCCTTGTTTGAAAACAATCTTCCTGTGAGGTTTGGCGTGATATTATACTCTGCAAAATTAGTGGAGAAAATTGAAGCAAATGATGGTGAACTTCCAGTTAATTACTTGAAGGATAATCCTGGAGAAGACATTTCTAGCTTG ATTATACGCCTTTTCTTTTACATCAAGGAAAATCATGGAACTCTGACGGCTTTCCAGTTTTTGAGCAAT GTCAACAAATGGAGAGTTGAATCTGGTGCAGAAGACAATCTGGAAATGCATCACGTAGAAGGAGCATTTGTGGAAACAACACT GCCGAAAGCAAAATCTCCCCCACAAGACACTCTACTAAGACTGGAAAAGGAACAAACTTTGAGTGAACTGTCTCAGCAAAGTTCCATGTTTGTATTTAATCTGGGTTTGGCTAAGTTGGAGTGCTGTCTCTTAATGAATGGACTTGTCCATGAACCAAATGAG GAGGCTCTTTTAAACGCCATGAACGAAGAGCTTCCGAAGATACAGGAGCAAGTCTACTATGGGCAGATAAACTCTCATACTGATGTTCTTGATAAATTCCTATCTGAAAGTGGTGTCCAACGTTACAATCcaaag ATCATATCAGATGGGAAGTTGAAACCAAAGTTTGTATCTCTGTCTTCCTTGATTCTTGAAAAGGAGTCTCTATTTTCTGAACTCAGCTACTTGCATTCTCCAGAAA CCATGGATGACTTGAAGCCGGTGACTCATCTTCTTGCTGTTGATATCACATCTAGGAAAGGGATAAAGTTACTTCGTGAGGGAATACGTTATCTG CTTGGTGCTTCTAAAATAGCTCGTGTTGgtgtgttatttaattataacgGAGATGTAAATTTACCTAGCCTCTTTTTCGCCAAAGTTTTTGAAGTAACTGTATCATCTTACAG TCATAAGAAAGGAGTATTAAACTTTCTAGATCGACTTTGTGTGTTCTATGAACAAGAGTACATCTTGGTCTCCGGGGTTACTGAAAGCTATCAACCACTCATCGATAAGATCTTTGAGCTAGCTGATGAAAATATGTTGCCTTCTAAGGGCTATGAATCTGCTCGAACTGGGTTTTGTGCTGACGAAATTAGGAGTCGATTGAATAAG GTGACCCAGTTTTTATATAGGCATATTGGTCTTGACCGTGGTATGAATGCAGTTATTACGAATGGGAAA GTGATCCGGCTTTTTGATGGTAGTACATTCTTGAGTCATGATTTACAACTTCTTGAATCCTTAGAGTTCAAGCAACGGATAAGACACATCGCTGAAATTGTTGAAGACATAAAATGGGAGGACATAGATCCTGACATGCTGACAAG TAAATTTATCAGTGACATTGTTATGGCTATCTCATCCTCAATTGCTACGCGGGATCGAAGTTTTGAAAGTGCTCGATTTGATATACTGAATGCAGAATACAG TGCTGTTATTCTGCAAAACGAATTTTCAAGTATTCATATTGATGCCGTTATTGATCCATTGAGTCCTTCGGGTCAAAAGCTCTCTGCTCTTCTACGGATGCTATCAAAGTTTGTTCAGCCAAGCATGAGACTTGTGCTCAATCCAGTG AGTTCTCTGGCGGATCTTCCTCTGAAGAACTACTACAGATATGTGTTGCCAACAACG GATGATTTCAGCAGTACAGATGATACAGTCCATGGTCCCAGAGCATTTTTTGCAAATATGCCACTATCTAAGACACTCACCATGAATCTGGATGTTCCTGAACCATGGCTCGTTGAGCCGGTTGTTGCCAT CCATGATCTGGACAACATATTACTTGAAAATTTAGCAGACACTAGAACACTGCAAGCTGTGTTTGAACTCGAAGCGCTTGTTCTCACAG GCCATTGTTCTGAGAAAGATCATGAACCGCCCCGGGGTTTGCAATTGATCCTTGGAACAAAAAATTCTCCCCACTTGGTGGACACCCTTGTTATGGCCAATCTTGGTTATTGGCAAATGAAGGTATCTCCTGGGGTATGGTACTTGCAGCTTGCTCCAGGAAGAAGCTCGGAGCTCTATGTAATGAAGGAAGATGGTGAAGGAGGTCAGGAGACTACTTTGTTGAAACGCTTGATAATAAATGACATGCGTGGTAAATTAGTTCACATGGAAGTGATAAAGAAGAAGGGTATGGAACGAGAGAAACTGTTGATCCCTTCTGATGATGATAGTAATATTTCCGGGAAGAAA GGAATTCAGAACAGCTGGAATTCAAATATCCTTAAATGGGCTTCTGGATTTATTGGTGGGAAGGACCATTCAAAGAAGGGTGAAATTAGTTCCGCG GAACCTGGGAAGGGTGGTCGTCATGggaaaacaataaatatattttctgtTGCATCTGGACACTT GTACGAACGAtttctgaaaattatgattttgagtgTGCTGAAAAATACGCGGCGGCCCGTCAAGTTTTGGTTTATTAAGAACTATCTCTCTCCTCAATTTAAG GATTTAATTCCACATATGGCTCGTGAATATGGTTTTGAGTATGAATTGGTCACTTATAAGTGGCCTTCATGGTTacataaacaaaaagaaaaacagcGAATCATATGGGCGTACAAGATCCTTTTCCTTGATGTCATATTTCCTCTTGCATTAGAGAAG GTTATATTTGTCGACGCCGACCAAATTGTCAGGGCTGATATGGGAGAACTTTATGACATGTATTTAAGGGGCCTACCCTTGGCCTACACACCATTTTGTGACAACAATAAAGAAATGGATGGCTACCGATTTTGGAAACAA GGCTTCTGGAAAGATCATTTGAGGGGGAAACCATATCATATTAG CGCTCTGTATGTCGTTGACTTGGTCAAATTCCGGGAAACAGCAGCAGGAGATCAACTGAGAGTTGTCTACGAAACCCTGAGCAAAGATCCAAATAGTCTTTCTAATCTTGATCAG GATCTTCCAAACTATGCCCAACATATGGTGCCCATCTTTTCCCTTCCTCAAGAATGGCTGTGGTGCGAGTCATGGTGTGGTAATGCAACAAAATTACGAGCAAAAACCATAGATCTGTGCAATAATCCCATGACAAAGGAGCCTAAACTTCAG GGAGCTAAAAGAATAGTTGCAGAATGGCCTGATCTTGATTTAGAAGCACGACGCTTCACTGCCAAGATTTTAGATGAAAACATAGAACCCCCAGAGCAGTCTACGCCTCCTACACTAACACAAAACATAAATGAAGCTTCTTCCTTGGAAGATCAGGAATCAAGGGCAGAACTGTGA